From Alloacidobacterium dinghuense:
TGCGTGCTTATAGAAGTAGAAAGGAACCAACCTGCAGTGACCGCATCCGCTTCCTCTTCAAAGATTGAATCTGCCGAACCGCACGCGCACTCCGCGCAACCGCGCGAGATCAAGATTGCACACAGTCCCGACTCTGATGATGCATTTATGTTCTATGGGCTGGCGACGAACAAGATTCGCGTGAACGGCTACAAGTTTACCCATACGCTTTGCGATATTGAAACGCTGAACCAGAAGGCGATGCATGAGGCTTTCTATGATGTGACAGCGATTTCGTTTCACGCGTACCCGTACCTTCAGGACAACTACGCGCTGATGGCCTGCGGAGGCTCAGTGGGTGAAGGGTATGGGCCGATGATTGTTGCCAGCCAGAAGTTTTCACTGAGTGCAGTGAAGAAGCTGAAAATTGCCGTGCCGGGGATGCTGACCACGGCGTATCTGGCGCTCAAGCTGTTTGCTCCGGAGATTGAGACGGCTGTTGTTCCCTTCGACAAGATCATTCCTGAAGTACTGGCGGGGAATTTCCAGGCAGGTCTGATTATTCACGAAGGCCAGCTTACCTACGGGCAGAGCGGCCTGCACAAGGTTATCGACCTGGGACAGTGGTGGCGCGAGGAGACGAAGCTTCCTTTGCCTCTGGGCGGCAATGCTATTCGGCGGTCTCTAGGCAATGACGTGATGCTGAAAGTTACGCAGGCCCTGCGCGACAGCATTCAGCACGGGCTTGATCATCGCGAAGAGGCCCTGTCGTATGCCATGCAGTTTGCGCGCGATCTCGATACAAGTCTGGCTGACAAGTTTGTGGGCATGTACGTGAATGAGCGGACGCTGAACTACGGCGAAGATGGGCGGGAAGCGATTCGCAAGCTGCTGACGCTTGGACATGAACGAGGAATTATTCCGCATCCGGTGAACGTGGACTTCGTTGGCTAAGGAATAGTCGTCCAGATCGGCACCCTTTTTTGCGGGTCATCAAAAAGAATCGGCGGGAGCTAAGACAGATCCCGCCGATTTTGTGTTGGGTAGACTTTGTCTACTTCAGCGCCCCAGTGACTTCCGGAAGTGCTGTTGTGCCCTCTATTTTCACGGCCTGCAATGCGTTGGGATTGAGTCCCAGCGAGGTGAGAATGGTTGGGGCCACCTGTGAGGTTGTGGTGGATGTTGATACCGTCTTGTGTCTGATGGACGGGTTCGAAACGAGCAGCATGACGTTGGTGTCGTCATGCGAGAAGCCGCCGTGCTCTTCAAGCTTGGCGGCACTTCCGGTATAAGTGACGCCGACGTTGGGCGTGACGATGATGTCTGGCGTGCGAGGATCCATGCCGGGCCCGAGGCCGGGGGTGTTGTAGTTAAGCGATACGGT
This genomic window contains:
- a CDS encoding menaquinone biosynthesis family protein produces the protein MESAEPHAHSAQPREIKIAHSPDSDDAFMFYGLATNKIRVNGYKFTHTLCDIETLNQKAMHEAFYDVTAISFHAYPYLQDNYALMACGGSVGEGYGPMIVASQKFSLSAVKKLKIAVPGMLTTAYLALKLFAPEIETAVVPFDKIIPEVLAGNFQAGLIIHEGQLTYGQSGLHKVIDLGQWWREETKLPLPLGGNAIRRSLGNDVMLKVTQALRDSIQHGLDHREEALSYAMQFARDLDTSLADKFVGMYVNERTLNYGEDGREAIRKLLTLGHERGIIPHPVNVDFVG